Proteins encoded in a region of the Tripterygium wilfordii isolate XIE 37 chromosome 21, ASM1340144v1, whole genome shotgun sequence genome:
- the LOC119990244 gene encoding post-GPI attachment to proteins factor 3-like isoform X3 has product MQEPLYLRWKQWDCQSDCRYNCMIDREKEREGLGNGPVKYHGKWPFKRVYGIQEPASVSFSVLNLATHFHGWLSFFILLYYKLPLRQDKSVYYQYATLWHIYGLLSLNSWLWSAVFHSRDVDLTEKLDYSSAVALIGYSLILAILRSLNVTAEAARVMVAAPLLAFVTTHILYLNVYKLDYGWNMKVCVFMGVSQLLLWLIWAGVTRHPSRWKLWVAVVGSALAMLLEIFDFPPYQGFFDAHALWHAATIPITYIWWSFIRDDAEWQTYVLAKKSTKKAK; this is encoded by the exons AATGGGATTGTCAAAGTGATTGCCGTTACAATTGTATGAttgatagagagaaagagagggagggACTTGGTAATGGGCCTGTCAAGTATCATGGAAAATGGCCCTTCAAGCGTGTGTATGGAATTCAG GAACCTGCCTCTGTATCTTTTTCTGTGCTTAACCTTGCAACGCATTTCCATGGTTGGCTATCCTTTTTCATCCTTCTGTACTATAAATTGCCTCTAAGACAAGATAAATCGGTGTACTATCAATATGCGACTCTGTGGcatatttatgggcttttgtCATTAAACTCCTGGTTATGGAGTGCTGTTTTTCACAGTCG AGATGTGGACTTGACTGAGAAGTTAGATTACTCATCTGCGGTTGCGTTAATTGGGTATTCCCTAATTTTGGCCATATTAAGAAGTTTAAATGTGACAGCTGAGGCTGCAAGAGTAATGGTTGCTGCTCCGCTGCTTGCATTCGTGACTACCCACATATTGTACCTCAACGTGTATAAACTAGATTACG GTTGGAATATGAAAGTTTGTGTTTTCATGGGAGTGTCTCAACTTCTGCTTTGGTTAATCTGGGCTGGCGTCACTCGTCATCCTTCTCGCTGGAAACTGTGGGTGGCTGTCGTGGGAAGTGCACTTGCAATGCTGTTGGAAATCTTTGATTTTCCTCCGTATCAAGGATTCTTTGATGCACATGCTCTCTGGCATGCTGCAACTATTCCAATTACCTACATATGGTGGAGTTTCATTAGGGACGACGCTGAGTGGCAGACCTACGTCCTTGCTAAAAAGTCGACGAAGAAAGCAAAGTAA
- the LOC119988627 gene encoding elongation factor 2-like produces MVKFTAEELRRIMDLKHNIRNMSVIAHVDHGKSTLTDSLVAAAGIIAQEVAGDVRMTDTRADEAERGITIKSTGISLYYEMSDAALKSYKGERSGNEYLINLIDSPGHVDFSSEVTAALRITDGALVVVDCIEGVCVQTETVLRQALGERIRPVLTVNKMDRCFLELQVDGEEAYQTFQRVIENANVIMATYEDPLLGDVQVYPEKGTVAFSAGLHGWAFTLTNFAKMYASKFGVDEGKMMERLWGENYFDPATKKWTSKNSGSPTCKRGFVQFCYEPIKQIINTCMNDQKDKLWPMLQKLGVTMKSDEKDLMGKALMKRVMQTWLPASSALLEMMIFHLPSPATAQKYRVENLYEGPMDDQYATAIRNCDPDGPLMLYVSKMIPASDKGRFFAFGRVFSGKVSTGVKVRIMGPNYVPGEKKDLYVKNVQRTVIWMGKKQETVEDVPCGNTVALVGLDQFITKNATLTNEKEVDAHPIRAMKFSVSPVVRVAVQCKVASDLPKLVEGLKRLAKSDPMVVCTIEESGEHIIAGAGELHLEICLKDLQDDFMGGAEIVKSDPVVSFRETVLEKSCRTVMSKSPNKHNRLYMEARPLEEGLAEAIDDGRIGPRDDPKVRSKILSEEFGWDKDLAKKIWCFGPETTGPNMVVDMCKGVQYLNEIKDSVVAGFQWASKEGALAEENMRGICFEVCDVVLHADAIHRGGGQVIPTARRVIYASQLTAKPRLLEPVYLVEIQAPEQALGGIYSVLNQKRGHVFEEMQRPGTPLYNIKAYLPVVESFGFSGNLRAATSGQAFPQCVFDHWDMMTSDPLDPTSQAATLVHDIRKRKGLKEQMTPLSEFEDKL; encoded by the exons ATG GTGAAGTTTACTGCTGAAGAGCTTCGTAGGATTATGGACCTGAAGCATAATATTCGTAATATGTCTGTTATTGCCCATGTTGATCACG GGAAGTCAACACTTACTGATTCTCTTGTGGCTGCTGCTGGTATCATTGCCCAAGAAGTTGCTGGTGATGTACGTATGACTGACACCCGGGCGGATGAGGCTGAGCGTGGAATTACGATTAAGTCAACTGGTATATCTCTTTACTATGAGATGAGTGATGCTGCTTTGAAGAGCTACAAGGGTGAAAGATCAGGGAACGAGTACCTCATCAATCTCATCGACTCTCCTGGGCACGTTGACTTTTCGTCTGAAGTCACAGCTGCACTTCGGATCACTGATGGTGCACTTGTTGTGGTTGATTGTATTGAGGGGGTTTGTGTCCAGACAGAAACTGTTCTTAGGCAGGCCCTTGGTGAAAGGATCAGGCCTGTTTTGACAGTAAACAAGATGGACAGGTGTTTTCTCGAGCTGCAGGTTGATGGAGAGGAGGCTTATCAAACTTTCCAGAGGGTAATTGAGAATGCTAATGTCATCATGGCTACTTATGAAGATCCACTCCTTGGTGATGTTCAGGTCTACCCTGAGAAAGGAACGGTTGCTTTCTCTGCTGGATTGCATGGTTGGGCTTTTACTTTAACCAATTTTGCCAAGATGTATGCATCCAAGTTTGGAGTTGACGAGGGAAAAATGATGGAAAGGCTCTGGGGTGAGAACTACTTTGACCCAGCAACTAAAAAGTGGACCAGCAAGAACTCTGGCTCTCCTACTTGCAAGCGTGGTTTTGTTCAGTTCTGCTATGAACCCATTAAGCAGATTATTAACACTTGCATGAATGACCAGAAAGATAAGCTTTGGCCGATGTTACAGAAGCTTGGCGTTACCATGAAGTCTGATGAGAAGGACTTGATGGGCAAGGCACTGATGAAGCGTGTCATGCAGACCTGGCTCCCAGCAAGTTCTGCCTTACTGGAGATGATGATCTTTCACCTTCCCTCTCCTGCCACAGCTCAAAAGTACCGTGTTGAGAACTTGTATGAGGGTCCCATGGATGATCAGTATGCTACTGCTATAAGGAACTGTGATCCTGATGGTCCTCTCATGCTTTATGTGTCAAAGATGATTCCTGCTTCTGACAAAGGTAGATTCTTTGCTTTTGGTCGTGTATTCTCTGGAAAGGTTTCAACAGGTGTGAAAGTTCGGATCATGGGTCCTAATTATGTTCCTGGTGAGAAGAAAGACTTGTATGTTAAGAATGTGCAAAGAACTGTTATATGGATGGGCAAGAAACAAGAAACCGTTGAAGATGTTCCTTGTGGTAACACAGTGGCATTGGTTGGCTTGGATCAGTTTATTACCAAGAATGCTACCTTGACAAATGAAAAGGAAGTTGATGCTCACCCAATCCGTGCTATGAAGTTCTCTGTTTCACCTGTCGTTCGTGTCGCTGTTCAGTGCAAGGTTGCTTCTGACCTTCCCAAGCTCGTTGAAGGTTTGAAACGTTTGGCCAAGTCAGACCCTATGGTTGTTTGTACCATTGAAGAGTCTGGGGAGCACATTATTGCTGGTGCAGGAGAGCTCCATCTTGAAATCTGTTTGAAGGATCTGCAGGATGATTTCATGGGTGGTGCTGAGATTGTTAAGTCTGATCCTGTTGTGTCATTTCGTGAGACCGTTCTCGAGAAGTCCTGCCGCACTGTCATGAGCAAGTCTCCCAACAAGCACAATCGTCTCTACATGGAAGCACGTCCCCTGGAGGAGGGGCTTGCTGAGGCCATTGATGATGGACGTATTGGTCCACGTGATGACCCCAAGGTCCGATCTAAGATATTGTCTGAGGAATTTGGTTGGGACAAGGATCTTGCCAAGAAGATTTGGTGTTTTGGGCCTGAGACAACTGGCCCTAACATGGTGGTTGACATGTGTAAAGGTGTTCAGTACCTGAATGAAATTAAGGACTCTGTTGTTGCTGGTTTCCAGTGGGCTTCTAAGGAAGGTGCGTTGGCTGAAGAAAATATGAGGGGTATCTGTTTTGAAGTCTGTGATGTCGTTCTTCACGCTGATGCCATCCACAGAGGTGGTGGTCAGGTCATTCCAACGGCCAGGAGGGTTATTTATGCTTCCCAGCTTACTGCAAAGCCCAGGCTGCTTGAGCCCGTCTATCTGGTTGAAATCCAGGCCCCGGAGCAGGCTCTTGGTGGTATTTACAGTGTTCTTAACCAGAAACGTGGTCATGTCTTTGAAGAAATGCAAAGGCCTGGAACCCCACTCTATAACATCAAGGCTTACCTTCCAGTCGTAGAGTCATTTGGTTTCTCTGGCAATTTGAGGGCTGCAACCTCTGGTCAGGCTTTCCCTCAGTGTGTGTTCGATCATTGGGATATGATGACATCAGATCCATTGGATCCCACATCACAGGCTGCAACTCTTGTTCATGATATCCGTAAGAGGAAGGGACTGAAGGAGCAGATGACCCCTCTGTCAGAGTTCGAGGACAAGCTGTAA